The Halorhabdus sp. BNX81 genome includes a region encoding these proteins:
- a CDS encoding helix-turn-helix domain-containing protein, translating to MAQSPPQSGQSPIRQLQTVADLLETPALARVYAQVLRDGPVTVSDIVDGVDIPQGTAYEYVRKLETAGLLEKTRDRRPYEYDAEPIALTLSAAEETRTITPALIAAVARREADEDIDVYIDRHGLDGLAVALEYAFEYVEGTVNYRIAARELDLSPLEAEIILQALEPVATEYADERT from the coding sequence ATGGCCCAGTCCCCACCACAGTCGGGTCAGTCACCCATTCGGCAGCTACAGACAGTTGCCGACCTCCTCGAAACGCCGGCACTCGCCCGGGTTTACGCCCAGGTTTTACGGGACGGTCCGGTCACTGTGTCCGATATCGTCGACGGAGTCGACATCCCGCAGGGGACCGCCTACGAGTACGTCCGGAAGCTCGAAACGGCCGGATTGCTCGAGAAAACCCGCGACCGGCGTCCGTACGAATACGACGCCGAGCCGATCGCCCTCACGCTCTCGGCTGCCGAGGAGACGCGAACGATCACGCCGGCACTCATCGCGGCCGTTGCCCGTCGCGAAGCAGACGAGGACATCGACGTGTACATCGATCGACACGGTCTCGACGGCCTCGCTGTCGCGCTCGAGTACGCCTTCGAGTACGTCGAGGGCACGGTCAACTATCGCATTGCGGCCCGGGAACTCGATCTCTCACCCCTCGAAGCCGAGATCATCTTACAGGCGCTCGAACCAGTCGCCACCGAGTACGCTGACGAACGTACATGA
- a CDS encoding DUF6516 family protein → MPGDDPAQPVIEVTKDFGDRYAEINAYRVPESDRYPEGIKYSMQYGNAAGETILRYDNFPDHPDTARHHKHTADGSVDDVEFNGLESLFQQFKSEVIEHGHDW, encoded by the coding sequence GTGCCCGGAGATGATCCCGCCCAGCCCGTCATCGAGGTCACGAAGGACTTCGGTGACCGCTATGCTGAGATCAATGCCTACCGGGTGCCCGAATCAGATCGGTATCCGGAAGGGATCAAGTACTCGATGCAGTATGGCAATGCTGCAGGGGAAACGATCCTTCGCTACGACAACTTCCCTGACCACCCGGATACGGCACGCCATCACAAGCATACGGCCGACGGGAGTGTCGATGACGTCGAGTTCAACGGGCTGGAGTCTCTCTTCCAGCAGTTCAAATCAGAGGTAATCGAACATGGCCACGACTGGTAA
- the htpX gene encoding zinc metalloprotease HtpX — protein sequence MQWQPDWGLRGRMVVTMFLLFALYIVFVGVLSSAGVGLVGIVVVMGLFSFGQLFFSDKLALRSMGAKKVEENEYPELHSSVSRLAQQADLPKPDIAVADSSVPNAFATGRSKKNATVCVTTGIMETLEQDELEGVIAHELAHIKNRDVVVMTIASFLSTIAFMIVRWGWLFGGGRNRRGGGGGIFVAIAVSLVVWIVSYVLIRALSRYREYAADRGGAIISGQPSALASALAKIDNRMDRVPKEDLRSQSEMNAFFIVPISKGMIANLFRTHPSTEKRIDRLQELEREMETV from the coding sequence ATGCAGTGGCAACCGGACTGGGGGCTGCGCGGGCGCATGGTCGTGACGATGTTCCTGCTGTTCGCCCTCTATATCGTGTTCGTGGGGGTGCTTTCGAGCGCCGGCGTCGGCCTCGTGGGTATCGTCGTCGTGATGGGACTGTTCTCGTTCGGTCAGCTGTTCTTCAGCGACAAGCTCGCCCTGCGGAGCATGGGCGCGAAGAAAGTCGAGGAGAACGAGTATCCCGAACTCCATAGCAGCGTCTCCCGGCTGGCCCAGCAGGCTGACCTGCCGAAACCCGACATTGCGGTGGCAGACTCGTCGGTCCCGAACGCCTTCGCCACCGGGCGCTCGAAGAAGAACGCGACGGTCTGCGTGACGACGGGTATCATGGAAACCTTAGAGCAGGACGAACTGGAGGGCGTCATCGCGCACGAACTCGCCCACATCAAGAACCGCGACGTCGTGGTGATGACGATCGCTTCGTTCCTCTCGACGATCGCCTTTATGATCGTCCGGTGGGGCTGGCTGTTCGGCGGCGGACGCAACCGCCGGGGCGGTGGCGGCGGGATCTTCGTCGCCATCGCCGTCTCGCTGGTCGTCTGGATCGTCTCCTACGTCCTGATCCGCGCTCTCTCCCGGTACCGGGAGTACGCCGCCGACCGAGGCGGGGCGATCATCTCCGGCCAACCTTCGGCGCTGGCCTCGGCGCTCGCGAAGATCGACAACCGGATGGACCGCGTTCCCAAGGAGGACCTCCGAAGCCAGTCGGAGATGAACGCCTTCTTCATCGTCCCGATCTCGAAGGGGATGATCGCCAACCTCTTTAGGACCCACCCCTCGACGGAGAAGCGAATCGATCGCCTCCAGGAACTCGAACGCGAGATGGAAACGGTTTGA
- a CDS encoding transcriptional regulator produces the protein MATTGNDTDRTLHVRFREGDDEQLSDTLAALDRGETPDPHLEVVYTDPADVHSVTRPKSLELLRAIVQHEPGSIRETARLVERDVSQVHRNLTELSELHLIDLVEEGHAKRPVVWYDAIDIDLPLVASASDSDEAVV, from the coding sequence ATGGCCACGACTGGTAACGATACTGACCGTACGCTTCACGTTCGCTTTCGCGAGGGTGACGACGAGCAACTCTCGGACACGCTCGCCGCCCTCGACCGAGGCGAGACACCCGATCCGCATCTCGAAGTGGTCTACACGGACCCCGCGGACGTACACAGCGTAACACGACCGAAATCACTGGAACTGCTGCGGGCGATTGTCCAGCACGAACCCGGGAGTATTCGTGAGACTGCACGCCTCGTCGAACGTGACGTGAGTCAGGTCCACCGTAATCTGACCGAACTTTCGGAGTTGCATTTGATCGATCTCGTCGAAGAGGGCCATGCCAAACGGCCGGTCGTGTGGTACGACGCGATCGATATCGATCTCCCGCTGGTGGCATCGGCCAGTGATTCGGACGAAGCTGTCGTGTAG